The stretch of DNA GCACCGTCAGCCTGTCTGGCGGGCGGCATGCCCGCGGCCAGCTCCTCCCTATCGTCGCCCAGGTGAACGGCTGCGAGGTCAGTGAGGAAGAGGTCGTGAGCATCCTCAACTGGGCCAAGGCTGAAGGCCGCGTGACCCTGCTCAGCGAGGAGCGCAGCGTGCCCACCATCGGGAAGGCCCGCGCTGCTCGCCTGCACCGCCTCATGGCTACGGCAGGAGTTCCTAGCACTACTTAAACACAAATTTTGGCGATGCCGACGGCTCCTATGCGTGCTCAACGCGGCGGATCACGAGTGGGAGACGCAGTGGAGTCTCTGGGGAGTGTTGGACCGAGCTGCCGACGTGCAGCAGGCAAGGTCAGCCGTTCCGTCTGCCCAGCGCTGAACCGCAGGGCTTGGAGGTAAGTCATGGCCATCATGCAAAGCAGCGCGTGGTGATGGAGACCTCGCCAGGAGCGCCCTTCGAAGTGATCGAGCCCCAGTTCTTCCTTGAGCTGCTGGTGCACCTGTTCGCAGGACCAGCGCGCCTTGATATCCCGAATGATCGCGATCTTCGTCGTCTTGCTCGGATGGTTGGTGAGGTAGTACTTACGCTCCCCCGTGGAACGACGTTCTCCCACCACCCAGACTTCCTCCCCGGGAAGGTGTGAGCCGTCGTGCTGCTCCCCGCCATCCGCCACTCGAACCCGCAAGACGGCAAAACGGGCCCGCCGAGGTCCCTTCGTGCCTGTGCGCCAGGTGCGTGACACCCACTGGTGGGGCGGGAGAGCCAGCAGGAGCTGAGAAACGCTCTGGCGTTGCTCGTTGGGAACGGGCACCAGCAGCCTCCCCGTCTTGGACCGCTTCCCCGTTAGCAGCTCCACGTTCGTGGAGTACACCTTTTGCGTGCCTGGGACACCGACCGCCCAGGTCAGCCCCCGAGCCGAGAGGGCCTGACGGAACTCCGCGCTGTTCCCATACCCGGCATCGGCCACGACCACTTTGAACCTCACGCCTTGCCGCCGGACCCGGTCGATCTCCTGCAGGGCCGATTGCTTCTTGGTCAGGAATGGTCGGTGTCCCTGCGGGACACCGACAGCCGCACACCGCTGTGCATCCTCAGTCCACACCTTGGGGAGGAACAGCCGCAGCGCCAGAGGAACGGGCAGGTCGTTCTTGGCCAGGGTCAGCGAGACCAAGACCTGGCAGTTCGCCACCTTACCCAACACGCCGCAATACTGTCTACCGACCCCCACGCTGCATTCGCCTTGCTTCGGGAACGCCGTGTCATCCACGATCAACACCGCGTCTCGACCCCCCACCAACCGTTGAGCCTGTCGAGCTAACACAGCTTCCAGGTGGTCATCCGGCCAGGGACTCACGGTCACGAAATGATGGAGCTGGGCATACTCACCCGGAGCAACATATTCAGCCAGGGGTTGCAGGCTCTTGCGTTCGAGGGGGGCCATCAAGCCGCGCAGATATAGCGGACACCACTTGCGTCGCCGAGCATGGCCCAGGACCCGCTGGAAAGGACGCAGGAAGCGCCGAAGGGGCAGCACGTTGTCCTGAGGAGCG from Deinococcus apachensis DSM 19763 encodes:
- a CDS encoding IS701 family transposase, with the translated sequence MIAPQDNVLPLRRFLRPFQRVLGHARRRKWCPLYLRGLMAPLERKSLQPLAEYVAPGEYAQLHHFVTVSPWPDDHLEAVLARQAQRLVGGRDAVLIVDDTAFPKQGECSVGVGRQYCGVLGKVANCQVLVSLTLAKNDLPVPLALRLFLPKVWTEDAQRCAAVGVPQGHRPFLTKKQSALQEIDRVRRQGVRFKVVVADAGYGNSAEFRQALSARGLTWAVGVPGTQKVYSTNVELLTGKRSKTGRLLVPVPNEQRQSVSQLLLALPPHQWVSRTWRTGTKGPRRARFAVLRVRVADGGEQHDGSHLPGEEVWVVGERRSTGERKYYLTNHPSKTTKIAIIRDIKARWSCEQVHQQLKEELGLDHFEGRSWRGLHHHALLCMMAMTYLQALRFSAGQTERLTLPAARRQLGPTLPRDSTASPTRDPPR